The DNA region ATACGAACTCGACACTCGCATCCTTCCAGGCCAAGGGCACCTTTCGCATGTCAGGCTCCGAACTCACAACTCATCTGCTGAGTATCGGAGGTTAACGCCCCAGAACGACCTGGAGTCCGTGCGGAGCGATCTGGCGGCGAGCATCCCGGACTCCGAAATCAAGGACCGGGTCCTCGGGCTTTTGGAGGTCAACCTCAGCGCGCCTGAATCCCTGGAGAGTCTTGAGGATGTCAGAGGCGACGTGGTCGCGAGCATCCCGGACTCGGACGTCAAGGCAACGGTTCTCCGTCTGATCGACAACCATGCTAGGGCGACTCGGGAAGCGACGGACAGGCGTGAACGGGAAGTCGCCCAGGCGGCCGAGGCCCGAGACGCCGCGGCAGCGGAGGCAGCGTCCTCTCTCCAGAACTCGCTGATGAAACTGATGGTGAAGCAGAGAGTCGATGCGCAGCGTTCCGATATGTTCAAGTCTTGGTTCAATCGCGAGACCATCGCCAGCGCCGTCGGTCCGATAGTCATGATTTCGCTGGCGGGATCGCTGATCGTCGCCATGTTCACCCATACGGCGATCGTGCCTGTCGTGTCGGACAGCTTCCTGCTCATCCTCGGTTACTTTTTCGGGAATGCGACGTCTCGTGAGGCGCCCAAAGCCTCAGAAGCTTCCAACGCGGGAAATAACACAGGAGACGGCGGCTCCGACTCGGGTCTGGCTTAACCTGGATGACTCAGGGCTCTCAACTGCTTGATCCTCGGTTTCGCGGGTCTTCGTTTTGCGATCATCTGTCCGTTACTGATGTTCCGGCGGGCGAGCCGCAGGCCCGAGGCGCTCGGGTGGGCGTCGCGGTTCCACGGCCGCGATGAGTTGTCCTTCCAGGTAGCAGGAGCGGGTCTGTACTGGTCAGCCGGGGTTAGGCAGGGCGGTCAGGCGCATCCAGCACGCGGTGAAGGCTTCGGCCCAGAGCCAGCTGGCGGGGATCTTCAAGATGCGGCGGCGGGCGTGGGCGACGAGGCGGGCCGGGAGGTGCCAGAGTCGGTAGCGCAGGGTGTCCGGCTCGGCGGCTGCGAGGTCGGGATCGTCGGCCAGACCGAGCAACCTGGTCCAGTCGTGCAGGTCGGCGGCGATGTTCGCGGCCAGGACCCAGCCGACGTTGACGTTCCAGGTCTGCGAGGGCAGCCGGGTCAGTCCCATGGCCTTACCGGTGCGCACCGAGTGCTCGGCGGCGCCGCCGCGTGCACGATAGAGCACATCAAGGAACCAGCCGTGGTGGGAGCCGGGAACCTCGGCCAAGGCGATGACGTTGGTGGCGCAGATCTGGTAGCGCCAGCCGGTCGTCTTCTCGAAGTCGGTGAGCTTGCGCTCGTGACGTGCCGACGGCTTGGAGCGACGCACGATCAGGCGCACACCCGACGGCCAGTCGGCGAGCCGGCTGTCCAGTCCGGTGAGCTCGGCGACCTGCGCCGCCTGTTGGACCTCGCCGTCCTGGTCGACCGCCGGGCTCCAGGCGTGCGCGGGCAGCGCGGCGATCGCCGCCTCGTCCTCTGGCGTGTGCTTCCAGCCGGTGACGAACAGCACGTCGCGCCGCGCCGACCACAGCGCGATCATCGCTTCCATCAGCTCATGACTCGCCCCGGCCCCGTCGATACGGATCAGGATCCGCCGGCGCCACCGGGCCGGGATCTGCGCGATCGCCTCGCTCAGGACGATCACATGATCGGCGGCGGTGTTTGCCCCGGCGTTGCCGGGCCGCAGCAGCATGGCCAGGGACTCGGCCGTGTTCTGACACCAAACGCCCAGCGGATGGAAACCCCATCCGCGCTTGAACGTGGCCGCCGTACCCTCCTTGTCCGAGTGCGCGGTGATCAGCGTGCCGTCGATGTCAACGACGATCCACCCGGTCGGCACCCGTCCGGCCACCACGACCCACGGGAACCCCTGCTCGCGCGCGGCCAGCAGGCCCCACACGCGGTCTCGCACCCTGGCCCTGGCCTTGGCGATCCGGGTCCGGATCCGGGCGTCGAGCTCATCCAGCGACCGGCGCACTGTCGAGTCCGACGGCGGCGCTCCGAACAAGCCGCGCTGATGCTCCAACAGCGCGATGTCCACCATCGATGTCGCTCCAAGCGCGATCGCCACTGCAAGCTGCACCAGCACCACGCCCCGGTCCCAGCCCGGCAGCCGGCCAGGCCGCGCCATCGCCGCCGATAACGCCCCGGTCAGCCTTGCCTTGTCTGCGCACTGGCGCAGCAGTGCCGCACCGGCGTGGCCGATCAACCCCTTCGCATCGGCGGCCACTGACAGCCGCCGAGCCCAACCGATACCCTGCACCCGAAAGGTGCTCCTGCTCTCCTGGCGGAAACGAACTCGACACTCGCATCCTTCCAGGGCAGGGGCACTTTTCTCTTCTCAGGACCCGAACTTACAGCTCAGCCGGTGAGTATCCGAGGTCAACCTCTGAGGTACTGCGGATGCTATTCCGATACCGCAGCGGTATCGGGCGCCCGTCCCAGCTTGCTGATGCGTCGTGCGATGTCGAGTGAGTGTTCGGCGAGGCTCTGTCGGTTCAGGAGATCGTGGGTGTGGAGCAGGTAGCTCACGGCCAGTGCCTCGTGGGCCAGCTGTTCGCGCTTTCGCTGGGATTCCCGGCGGACGGCTATCAGCCCAAGGGCAACCGCAGCGGTGCCGGCGACGGCGGGATGGCCGGCCAGCAGCGGGCCGCCAGCAAAGGCGGCGGCTGAGGGAAGCTGCGTCTTGATATTGACGGCAATTGTCGTGGTGTCCAGCTTGAGGTCTCGCAGATGACGGCGAAGGTCGGCCATGGGTTGTCTGAGACGGCGGGCGACGTCGTCTTCGAGGTAGCTCAGCAGTACCTGGTGGTCGCGGATGTCGGCCAGCGCGGCGGCGTCCTGGGCGATCTGGTCGACCAGGACGCCGAAGGCCAGAAACTCCGGTCCGAAGCGGCGGCGGATCTCGACGATTCGGCCGGCCGGGACCCGGTCCAGGTTGGCCGGGACGAGGAAGTCCAGGGCCAGCAGCGCCACGATCTCTCCGGTCACGGATGAGTCTGACGTCGGCTGCGGTCGGTCGAGGTCGTCGCCGAGCAGTACGTCGGCGATAACGTCAGTGTTCCAGTTCATCGTCGCCGCATAGGCGTCACTCTGGTCGGTGGTTGGGACGAGCTTGTTGGCACGTGCGAAGTCCTCGGCAAGGACGCTGCTGTAGATAGCGACGAGCGGCTCGCACATCACAAGCCATCGACGGTCGACCTCGTTTGACAGATCGACGCGTCCGTTCCTTGCGAGTCCGGCATCGACCAGGGCCGCAGCCAGTCCATGGTCGATCTGGCCCAGATGAACGGCGCTTCGCGGGTTGACGTCGCCGCCAGGAGCGAGGGTGGCGGAGCCCAAACCGTCGATGCGGTACCGTGCGCGCAGTTCAGGACCTCTGTCGGCGATGATGGCATGAAACATCGGCGCGACCGCGGCGACGGACGGGCCGGGCGGCTGGCGCTGGATCAGATGCAGCTCGCTCTCGAACCTCTTGACCGTCTCCGAATCCCGGGTCGCGTAGTCCTGGGGCGTCAATCGGATGATGCGAGGCCAGTACAGTGCCGCGACCTTCAGCCATCGGTCGTCGCGGACGTGGAAATACGGATAGTACAACCCATAGCGGCGCGTCTGGTTCACGCGATGGTCTCGCACATCTGCCACCCTCGTTCCATGTCGGCGGTCAGAACAGCCGGCTTGTGATGTAGGCCCGCTGTTCGGCCGCGACAGCCTCGTATTCCGCAGCGTCGTGCGGGGCGCTGTGCGCATGCGCGTATTCGGCGCACAGGCGTGCACGGTGGGTCAGGATCAAGGCACGGAACAGGTCGCGCATGTCGCGATCAGCGCCTTCGTTCGAGGCGATGGCGGTCAGGTGGTCCCTGTTGCTGTTGAGCATGACCGCGCGCACGACGAGCGCCGCACTCTCGCCACTAACGTGCCTCTGCTCGGCGACAGCCAGAAGCTGCAGGTGGGCTCCGCGCAGAAGGACTTCGCGCTCCTCCGGGTAGTCGGACAGCTTCTCGATGGGGACCGCACAGATCGAAGTGACGACGCTGGACGGATACTCGGCTCGGTAGTACCCCAGCAGTTCGGGATCCAGGCCGTGGACGTCGATCTCCCATACCAAGGGACGCGAGCCCGGGTGCCGGGCCGCCTGCTCGTCAGCGAACCGCAGTGCATGGTCACGGACAGCGGTGGCCGACGCCATCGACAACGGAATCGCCACATAGCGCTCGGCGATGGGACCGTGCACTACCTGATGGAACGACTCGAGTTCGGTGGGCGTCACGCACATGCCGCGATATACGGTGCCCTCGTACCCGTCGGCTTCCGGTTCGCGAAGCCGGTAGTTGTATAGATCGATGGTGAGGAGCTCGACCAGGAACGCCGCCGCTCGAAGCCGAATCGAGTCGCGCGCCAGATCGTCGCTTCGCAAAGCCGCGTTGATGACGCTGTAGATCCGCTGGTATCCGTCCTCCGACGTGTACAACTGGATCGCGCTGAAGTCGTCGCCGCGGTCCGTCGACCCGTCGAGCCAGGCCTTCCGGCTCGACAGCAATGCCTCCATCCGACGGCGGTCGGCATCATCGAACGCTCCGACGGCTTGCTCGGCTGCCTCGTCGGCCGCGGTGCTGAGCACGGCACGCAGCTCCTGCATGAATTCCTCGTAGCGGTGCCAGTCTGTGCGGATCTGGTTGATGGCCCGGCGCACCTCGTCCATTCGGCCGTAGGCTTCGGTGCTGGAGTAGAAAGGTCGCAGACCGTTGATCGACCCGCTCACCAACCCCGACCGGATGTCCGACCAGTCAGCGAAGCGCCGCAGCCGCGCGTCAGCCTCCACGACGCCTCCTCATTGTGACCGGTCGCGGGCCATCCGGCCGACGGCCCCGGCCGGGTGGATCCGCGCGACATCGGCGATCGTCCAGCCCCGCCGCCGACTCAGCTCGGCGGCGATGGCGTCGCCGATCGCCACGGCTACCGCGCTGCTGGCGGTGGGCACCGCGTTGAGCGGGCAAGCCTCGACGGACACCGAGGTGTCGATCACGACGGTCGCGGCCCCGGCCAGCCCGGAGTCCGGGCCTCCGGTGAACGCGATCACCGGCAGTCCGTCCCGGGCGAGTCCGGCAGCCACCGCGACGGTGTCCTCGGTTCGGCCGCTGTTGCTCACGCACACGGCGACATCGCCGTCCCGGACGATGCCAAGTCCGCCGTGCAGCGCCGTGGAAGCCGGGACGAACACTGCCGGGGTCCCGTAAGTCGTGAGTGTCGCGGCCAGTTTCGCGGCGACCAGGCCCGAGACTCCCGTGCCGGTCACGGTCACCAAGCGGGTGCACGCCTGCAGGATCTGAAGCGCCGCTTCGAGGGCGACCGGGTTCAGACGCTCCGCCGCCCGCTCGATGGCCTGGGCCTCGAAGCGCATCCATTGGAGAATCGATTCCACTGACTCATTCGACGCCCCCACCGTTCGCGAGATGCCCACTGTGGTCATGTCAGGCCTTTGGCGGTGGCGTCCAGGTCTCTCAAACGGATCAGCAGATCGGGGAGCGCGTCCAGCGCAAGGCAGTTGGAGCCGTCGCTCAGCGCGCGGGGAGGATCTTCATGGACCTCCATGAACAGGCCTGCGACTCCGACCGCGACCGCTGCCTTGGCCAGGGGAGCGATGAACCGCGGCTGCCCGCCGGTGCTCGACCCGGCGGCACCGGGCAGCTGGATGCTGTGCGTGGCGTCGAAGACCACCGGAACCCCGGCGTCATGGATCTGGACCAGCGACCGATAGTCGACGACGAGGTTCTGATACCCGAAGCAGAAGCCCCGCTCGGTGAGCATGATGACGTCGTTGCCGCTCGAACGGGCCTTGTCCACCAGGGGCACCACCTCGGACGGCGAGATGAACTGGCCCTTCTTGATGTTCACGGGCTTGCCGGCGCCGCAGACCGCCAGAATGAAGTCGGTTTGCCGGCACAGGAATGCCGGAGTCTGCAACACGTCCGCCACCTCGGCGACCTGCGGAACGTCGTCCCGTTCGTGGACATCGGTGAGGACGGAAACGCCCACCTGTTTCTTCACCTCCGCGAGGATTTCCAAGCCCGCGTCCAGACCGGGGCCTCGAAAGGACTGGACCGAGGTCCTATTGGCCTTGTCATAGGAAGACTTGAAGATGTAGGGGATTCCGACCCGTTGCGCGATCTCAGCGATACGTTCGGCATGTCGTAGCGCGGAATCCCGGTTCTCGATGACGCAAGGCCCGGCGATCAAGGCGAACGGCAGTCCCGAGCCGATTGTCTGATCTCCGACCTTCACCGTTCGCTGACCAGTCGGCGCGGGATTCACAGGTGTCTCCTAACTAGGATGACGTATGCGTTGAAGGGTTTTCCCGAAGTCCTGGAAGAGCCGATGCGAGAGGTATTCCGGCGACCTTCGGCGGTACACTGACGCAGACGGTCCGAAGGAAGGACCGGCGTGTACGCGGCGGCGCCGCCGGGTCGATGAACCGCACAAACGACGACTCACCGCCGTGTGCTCCCCTCCTGTGGTCCATCTGTTCGCCGAACCAGTACAGCCACCTGCGACGGCTCGCTGAGCGGGCAGCGAACGCGAGCGAAAGGTCGCCATGCCGGACGTCCCCGAAGTGCCGTTTCGCCTCCGCACGGTCGATCACGCCGAGAAGACCGGCGAAAGCATCGAGTGTGTCCGATGACACGGGGTCGGCGGGGTCCGGCCGACCTGCCACCGGGGCCGGCCACCGAACTTGTATCCCTGCTACGGCAGCTCCAAAGCCTCAAGCCGCGTACCCTCAAGCAGATCTCGGCGGCCAGCGGCATAGCGATCGGCCACGTCAGCGAGGTCTTGAACGGTTGGAAGGCCCCCAGCCCGGATGCGGCTGAAGCCCTCGCGACGGCATTGGGCGCCGACGACCGCACCGCGGCAAAAGCCCGCGACCTCGCCGATGACCTGGCGGAGCTCAACCGGTACACCCGGGCCAAACAACGGGGTACCGCGCCTGCCGGCACGTCCGCGGAAGCCCGGCCGGCAGGCGTGCCGGAGGCACGGTTCGACGTACCGCCACCGCCTAGCCGCTTCATCGGCCGCGAAGCCGAGGTGGCTGCGATGCAGGCCGCGATCCACGGCTCGAAGACCCTCCACCGCGCGCCGGTGGTGCAGATCTTCGGCCCCGTCGGCATCGGCAAGACGGCGCTCGCCTCGATCGTCGCCCACGAGTTGCGCCCGGAATATCCTGACGGCTGCGTGTTCGTGGACTTCGGCTTGCTGGGCGACGTGTCGGCCGCTCATGCGCGCCTGCTGAGCCGGTTCGGCTTCACCGCGGACATGCTGCCGGCGGAGCCCGCCGAACTGAGGGCGCTGTACCTGTCCTACCTCTACCGCAGATCGGTCCTGATCGTCGCCGACAACGTCGTAGCCCCGGAACAGGTCCTGGCCCTGGTGCCCGCCTCGCCTTCATGTGCGGTGGTGACCACCGGCCGGCGATTCCTCGACCACATCGACGAAGTATGTGCGATCGATCTCGGTCCGCTTACCGATGACGAGTCGCAGGCCCTGCTCACTGTGCTCATCGGAGCGACGAACGCGGAGACGGTCGAGGCTGCGAGCAGCAGTGCGGGCGTCCCGGCGGCAATCCGGGCCACGGCCGCCGGGCTTCGCGGACCCGGACACGGACCCAGAGAGCCGGTCAAGCCTCCCGAGCCGGCAGAAACCGGGGCGGCCGAAGCGAGACTACTCCCGTTCCCACCCGCTGGCCTGTCCATGGAACCCATCCCTGACACGATCACGTATCTCACCCCTCTGCGACGCTCTCGGAGCGCCGGTGTCAGGAACATAGGAATCGTCACTGGATACCTCCGTCGCGTCCACGACGTCGACATATGGGTCAACTCCGAGAACACCGACATGCGGATGTCCCGGTTCGACGACTACACCATTTCGGCGATCATCCGCTACGACGGTGCGGTCCGGGACGCGGCCGGACGCGTCATCGAGGACACCATCGCGGACGAACTCGCGCTGAAGGCCGGCCAAGGCCCGGTGGCCGCCGGAACGGCGATTTTGACCGGGTCCGGCGCGCTCGCCGCCTCCCACAACGTGCGCGCGATCGTCCACGTTGCGGCGGTCTACGGGGAACCGGGCGCGGGCTACCGCCAGGTTCGCGATGTCGGTCGCTGCGTGACCGGCGCGCTGGCCGAGATTGACCGGTCGCTCGAGCGACCCAGGGAGGTCAGTGTCCTGTTCCCGATGCTGGGCACCGGCCAGGGCGGTGGCAGCATCGAGCGCACTGCGGCGGTGCTGGTCGGCACCGCCGCCGAATACCTCGCATCGGTTCCCGTGACCCGGATCGGCACCGTGTGGTTCCTGGCGCACGTCCACCGGGAACTGACGGCCCTGCACGCCGCCGTCGACGCCCACCCCCTGTTGAAAGGCGGCTGAGACGATGCCTCGGATATCCCGGGTCACGAGCGTCGAGGTCGTCGGCTTCCTACCGACGCGATCCGTGGAATCCCGACAGCATCCCTTCAACGCAGCCGCTTTCCTGAGCCGCAACAAGATCTCCGGCGCGCGCGACAAGCCGGGTGGCGACCTTGAGGTCACGCTCAACCAGGTCGACAACCTCCTCAAGGGCCGCACCCCCGCCCGGGATGTGCCGATGGCCGCACAGTTCTTGGTCGACTTCGACATCCTGGCGGCCCGCACGGCCCTGTACGGCGGTGACGTGACAGCTGTCGTGACAGACCTCGACAACACCGCGCGACTGCTTGCCCCGATCCACGAACGCGCCGCGGCGCAGCTGCTGGTGCTAGCCCAGGCCCTTCGCCGCTCGGCCGGAATCCTGCGCCTTGCTCCTCACCAGCTTCCCGAGCAGGTAATCCTCCGGCTCAACGGTGAAAGCGGCCATCTGCTGCGCCGCCTGGTGACCCGCGCCGAGCATTACAAGACCGGTCTTTGGATGCGCCCGATGACGCCAGCGGCTCGGAGCCCACACGAGATCGTCAAGCATCTGCAGGGGAACGCATCAGATGCCTGTTTCGCTCCGGACGGCCGGCTCCTGATCGTGGACAACCAGCGTTTGCTGGAGGTCCTGGATCTCGCCGGAGGCAGACCACGGCAGCCTTTCCGCCTCGGTGCGATCGAGCCGACTTCTCTGGCCTGTGACGGTACCTACGCGGCGATCGCGACGAGGGACGGCACCATCCGGATCGTCGAACTGGCCCGCGGCCAGCGTCCGCCGCTGGTGCCCTCCGGGCCCGGCGCCGCCCTCGCCGTCGCCTTCATCCGGCCGGGAATCCTGGTCTCGGCCAACACCCGTGGCCGGCTGACATCCTGGGATGTCGCGGCCGGAGCCGAGATCGGCCGTATCGACATCGGCGACCGCACCATCTCGGCGCTGCTTCCTCTGGACGGGGACCGGATCCTGCTCGGTACCGACCCGGAAACCAGCACCAGTCCAGGGCATGCCCTGCAGATCTGGAACCTGTCGGCGGGCCGCAGGGAGGCGACGTTCGGCAGTCACGACTGGCCGGTGACAGCGCTCGCCCGCGCCGCTGAAGGCGGCGACGCCGGCTCTGGCGGTGCCACCGGCGCCGCGCCCGACCTCGTGGTCGCGGCTGCGAACGATCAGCTGTCTGCCTGGCGCCTGGACGATCTGAGCTGTGCGTGGCGGGCCACCCGCGAGCACGTCGCATTCCACTCGGTGCGTTGCCTCCCCGGACGCGCCGTGGTCGGCGACGGCATCGGAGCGCTGAGACTGTTCGACATCCACGACGGCCGCGAGCTGCGCCGCCTGGCGCCGCACAGCGGTCTGATCCCGGCGATCGCGTCCGATCCGGAGCGGCGGCGGCTCGCCACCGTCTCGTACGACCAGAGTGTGCGCGTGTGGGATACCTCCGCTTTGGAA from Catenulispora sp. MAP5-51 includes:
- a CDS encoding SIS domain-containing protein, with protein sequence MRFEAQAIERAAERLNPVALEAALQILQACTRLVTVTGTGVSGLVAAKLAATLTTYGTPAVFVPASTALHGGLGIVRDGDVAVCVSNSGRTEDTVAVAAGLARDGLPVIAFTGGPDSGLAGAATVVIDTSVSVEACPLNAVPTASSAVAVAIGDAIAAELSRRRGWTIADVARIHPAGAVGRMARDRSQ
- a CDS encoding WD40 repeat domain-containing protein, whose amino-acid sequence is MESRQHPFNAAAFLSRNKISGARDKPGGDLEVTLNQVDNLLKGRTPARDVPMAAQFLVDFDILAARTALYGGDVTAVVTDLDNTARLLAPIHERAAAQLLVLAQALRRSAGILRLAPHQLPEQVILRLNGESGHLLRRLVTRAEHYKTGLWMRPMTPAARSPHEIVKHLQGNASDACFAPDGRLLIVDNQRLLEVLDLAGGRPRQPFRLGAIEPTSLACDGTYAAIATRDGTIRIVELARGQRPPLVPSGPGAALAVAFIRPGILVSANTRGRLTSWDVAAGAEIGRIDIGDRTISALLPLDGDRILLGTDPETSTSPGHALQIWNLSAGRREATFGSHDWPVTALARAAEGGDAGSGGATGAAPDLVVAAANDQLSAWRLDDLSCAWRATREHVAFHSVRCLPGRAVVGDGIGALRLFDIHDGRELRRLAPHSGLIPAIASDPERRRLATVSYDQSVRVWDTSALEAAAPMRHQQEVTTLALTADRAHVLSAGKDGRVLAWDAETGEFEGELGGHAGWVSRIVPMPGAAAVSAGWDGMIRFWDLRQAGCSAAVRSDDPQLTQLAVTADGTSAVTAGAKGVIRIWDLARRQQTAMTAADEDDTVVAVAIDGGGVRWLAESGRLWSWRPGAEPVQTPFVAGLPGGGRVTACDFGQHGGSSVIGFADGRIVAVTDDGVSATVLADAPCGATAIARDVSGEIVVATFGLPYTASDNTARLWTAGGHGPIADLVGDSPWTAAAVSDDGRTVYLGEESGGVHVIQVMSPRLKRPGLHPDPNPARR
- a CDS encoding DUF6236 family protein, which translates into the protein MADVRDHRVNQTRRYGLYYPYFHVRDDRWLKVAALYWPRIIRLTPQDYATRDSETVKRFESELHLIQRQPPGPSVAAVAPMFHAIIADRGPELRARYRIDGLGSATLAPGGDVNPRSAVHLGQIDHGLAAALVDAGLARNGRVDLSNEVDRRWLVMCEPLVAIYSSVLAEDFARANKLVPTTDQSDAYAATMNWNTDVIADVLLGDDLDRPQPTSDSSVTGEIVALLALDFLVPANLDRVPAGRIVEIRRRFGPEFLAFGVLVDQIAQDAAALADIRDHQVLLSYLEDDVARRLRQPMADLRRHLRDLKLDTTTIAVNIKTQLPSAAAFAGGPLLAGHPAVAGTAAVALGLIAVRRESQRKREQLAHEALAVSYLLHTHDLLNRQSLAEHSLDIARRISKLGRAPDTAAVSE
- the kdsA gene encoding 3-deoxy-8-phosphooctulonate synthase, which gives rise to MKVGDQTIGSGLPFALIAGPCVIENRDSALRHAERIAEIAQRVGIPYIFKSSYDKANRTSVQSFRGPGLDAGLEILAEVKKQVGVSVLTDVHERDDVPQVAEVADVLQTPAFLCRQTDFILAVCGAGKPVNIKKGQFISPSEVVPLVDKARSSGNDVIMLTERGFCFGYQNLVVDYRSLVQIHDAGVPVVFDATHSIQLPGAAGSSTGGQPRFIAPLAKAAVAVGVAGLFMEVHEDPPRALSDGSNCLALDALPDLLIRLRDLDATAKGLT
- a CDS encoding IS1380 family transposase is translated as MQGIGWARRLSVAADAKGLIGHAGAALLRQCADKARLTGALSAAMARPGRLPGWDRGVVLVQLAVAIALGATSMVDIALLEHQRGLFGAPPSDSTVRRSLDELDARIRTRIAKARARVRDRVWGLLAAREQGFPWVVVAGRVPTGWIVVDIDGTLITAHSDKEGTAATFKRGWGFHPLGVWCQNTAESLAMLLRPGNAGANTAADHVIVLSEAIAQIPARWRRRILIRIDGAGASHELMEAMIALWSARRDVLFVTGWKHTPEDEAAIAALPAHAWSPAVDQDGEVQQAAQVAELTGLDSRLADWPSGVRLIVRRSKPSARHERKLTDFEKTTGWRYQICATNVIALAEVPGSHHGWFLDVLYRARGGAAEHSVRTGKAMGLTRLPSQTWNVNVGWVLAANIAADLHDWTRLLGLADDPDLAAAEPDTLRYRLWHLPARLVAHARRRILKIPASWLWAEAFTACWMRLTALPNPG
- a CDS encoding macro domain-containing protein; the encoded protein is MNGWKAPSPDAAEALATALGADDRTAAKARDLADDLAELNRYTRAKQRGTAPAGTSAEARPAGVPEARFDVPPPPSRFIGREAEVAAMQAAIHGSKTLHRAPVVQIFGPVGIGKTALASIVAHELRPEYPDGCVFVDFGLLGDVSAAHARLLSRFGFTADMLPAEPAELRALYLSYLYRRSVLIVADNVVAPEQVLALVPASPSCAVVTTGRRFLDHIDEVCAIDLGPLTDDESQALLTVLIGATNAETVEAASSSAGVPAAIRATAAGLRGPGHGPREPVKPPEPAETGAAEARLLPFPPAGLSMEPIPDTITYLTPLRRSRSAGVRNIGIVTGYLRRVHDVDIWVNSENTDMRMSRFDDYTISAIIRYDGAVRDAAGRVIEDTIADELALKAGQGPVAAGTAILTGSGALAASHNVRAIVHVAAVYGEPGAGYRQVRDVGRCVTGALAEIDRSLERPREVSVLFPMLGTGQGGGSIERTAAVLVGTAAEYLASVPVTRIGTVWFLAHVHRELTALHAAVDAHPLLKGG